TCAGAAAACCGAGAAGTAGTAGACGATATCATCGCCAGCTTTGAATTGGGAAGCTATTCTGAAGAGGGCTGGAATGCTAAGCAGGTAGTGCCGAAATTTAGCGGCGGTATCAGACTGGCTGACCTGCTCCAGAAGATAGGCCAGCTTCGCTACAAGTGGCCTGACGACAATTTACAGCATTCGGCCCTCATGCTCGGCCTTGAGCGTTTAGCAAGCGAAGAGCCAGATATGCAGTGCTGTTTTTACGCCCTGTCTGGGCCGTGGTCTGGTGTCGATGCTGTCCGTACCCTTAGTGATAAGGTGCCGCCAAAAATCAAGAACCTGTTCCAGGGCAAGAACGCCAAAACGAACTACCCCGGTGCCAGAGCACTGGTTTCTGAAGAGACGATAACCTTTCAAGTTCACCGTTACGATGTTCAAGCATCGGATAAAAAGCGGACGATCATGGACGTGCCAATACTTGCCGTTTATGTTCCCGATCATCTAATGGAGCGGGTTTGGGTCGAGAGGCAGGTCTGACATGTTCTTCGAATTCTACGAAAGTCTGGTGAGTGAATTCCCTGATGGCTGCGACCAGCTGCTCGGGCAACCTTTGGCGGCAGATAATTCGTTGTGGCTATCGGTGGATGGCGATACGTGCCCATCCTTGCTTTTTAGTGTGCGGAGGGACGCTCCCCGAAGCGATATTGAACTTCGCTCAATCTCCATACGTTTCTCACGCGATTGCGTCATAGAGGATGCCAGTGGGGTTGGGGCATCAGGGATATATACGATTGTGCGCTTGAACGAAAATGATCCGGATATTATCCGAATGTTTCTCAGGGTTTTTGAGGAAAGCTTTCGGGTGCGGGGGAGGTATTATACAAATAAGGAAATTTCTATAAGAATTCTTGAGCTTGCTGACCTTTTCGAGAAAGTCGAGGGTTCCATCGGTGATGTTGTCGGCTTGTGGGGCGAGTTATATATACTCTCCCGTTCAAGTAACTTGGCTGCCGCCGTTCATAGCTGGTGCTGCCACAAGAAGGCAAAGTATGATTACGTGGCTGACGGTTTTGTTCTGGAAGCCAAGACGACCGTGCGTTCCAAGCGTAAGCATCGGTTTTCCCTCGAGCAGCTTCGTCCTGCTGGTGGTTTTAGCGTATATGTAGCATCCCTTGCAGTCGTAGAGGTAAATTCCGGAAAATCCGCATCGGAGTTCATGGATGAACTGTGCATCAAGATTTCCGATGACGAGCTACGTGCTCGGTTCTTGGCGCAGTGCCTTGTCAAAGGCGGTCGGGACATCTATCGGAATAGTCTAAAATTAAGCGCTTTTCCCGACCAGACGTCTTTAGTCATGTTTAGTTCTTTAAATATACCTGTTCCAGAAGTTGGCCAGGCATTGCCAATCGAAAATGTGCGGTTTGATGTCGATCTGACTGGTATTGCTCCTATTTCAAGTCGTGAAATGGATGAAGTTCTCGAGTTTGGGAAGAGGTGAGCTGTTTCTACGAAAGTTGCGAGGTCTTTCAGGGGTAGACTCTCAGCCTTTTAGTATGTGAATCAGCCATGATAAAGACTGTCGGCTGCAAGAGGCCCTAGCCGTGACGACAACCATATGTACAGTGATGGTATTCGCCTGACACATGCCCCCGTGGGCTCCCTATAGTTAAGCAGTGTTTTCTGCCGTTTTCCTGGGTTCCTTCTTCGTCGCTTTGGGGAGCCCTTTCTTGAACACGGCATAGGGCGTCGAGCCCTTCATGTTGCGGCCCTGATGCGGCCGTTTCGTGTTGTAGGTGACCAGATAGTCGTTCAGGTCCTGCTGCATCTCTTCCAGGGCCTCGTACCACTTGGTGCGTCCCTGGATGCGGAAGTGCTCGTCCAGCAAGGTGCGGTGCAGCCGTTCGACGAAGCCGTTGCTCTGCGGCCGTCGCACCTTGGTGGTGCGGTGCTCGATCTCTTCGAGCTGAAGGAACAGCTCATACGGATGCTGATCCTTACGGCCGCAGAATTCTCGGCCGTTGTCGCTGAGTACCGTGCTGACCTTGGCGTTGTGAGCCTCGAAGAAGGGCAGCACGTCATTATTGAGTACATGCACGGCCGTAATGGGCAGTTTGCTGGTGTAGAGGCGGCCCCAGGCGTAGCGGCTGAAGCAGTCGATGACGGACTGCAGATAGACCTTGCCAACCCCCTTGAGGGTACCGACGAAGAAGGTATCGACAGCGACCAGTTCGCCGGTGTGGTGGACTTCGATATGCCGCTCGCGGAACTCAGGGCTGAACCGCTCCAGGTGGCGAACTTGTTCTTCGGTCAGCTCGATTTTCTGCTCGCGCATGGCCCTCTCGAGCCGCAGGAGGCGCTCATGCCGGGTCAGCAAGTCATGGCGTCCCCATACGCCTCTGACGCCCGTAGAGCTGACCTGAATGCCACGTAGCGCCAGTTCTTGAGCGACGCGGACAGGACCGTGGGTGGGGAAGGCCAGGCTGTGCTCGAGAATGGCCGTTTCGATTTCTTCGCTGACGCGGTTGGGGTGTGGTCCCCGCGGCCCGGGGAGCTTGTCGACGAGCCCCTCGGAGCCGAAGGTTTGATAGTTGCGACGGATCTCATAGAACTGCTGCCGGGAGTAGCCCATGACCTTGCAGGCCTTGCTGACATTCTGCAGATCCTTGGCCAGTTCTAGGAGACTGAGCTTGCGACGTGCTACCTTTTCTTCGGTGGTCATAGTCGTTTCCTCATGGTGTTACAGCCGAGCGTCAGACACTCGTTCTATAACCCACGGGGGGCACTATGACCACTTTGCTTTTCAGCGGCCGACTGTCAGGTGAATACCGTCACACTTCAAACCATATCCTGCCATTCACCCCAACGCTTTCGGCGATGTTCTGGCTATCTAGTTGGTCATCATCGTAGCTTTCCTCGAGGCGCCCGACCCTGAACAGGTGAACTACATATCGTGAGGGTGAGAAGAAACCACGGGATCATTACACCATGCTGATGCACGGCATGGATTGACAGCGTCGCGCGCTCGGGCATCAATGGACTCGACCCCCGCCGGGGGCTACCGGGAGAGGCGGCGATGGAACAGCATGATCAGGATGCACGACATGGACCGAGGCTGCAGCACGACGAGCTGCCCAAGGAGCACGAGGACCCGCTGATCCGGCGGCTGCATCTCATCATCCGCCAGGCGATCAAGGTGCTGGCGGTGCTGATGGTGCTGGTGATCATCTGGGGCGTCCTGGATGTCATCTATGTGCTCTACACCAAGTTCATCTCGCCGCCGGTGCTGCTGTTCGAGGTCAGCGACATCTTCGTGATCTTCGGCGCCTTCATGGTGGTGCTGATCGCGGTCGAGATCTTCATCAACATCCGCCTCTACCTGGGCACCAATATCCTGCCCATCCGCCTGGTGGTGGCCACGGCGCTGATGGCGATCGCCCGGAAGGTGATCATCCTGGATATCGCCACCGTGACGGCGATGGAAATGCTCGCCATCGCCGCCGTGGTGCTGGCGCTGGGGGTGACCCACTGGCTGGTGGGCAAGCCGGACTAGAACCTGAAGCCAGGCGTGGACGATCACCGCCAGCCCATCAGCCAGGTGGCGTCGTCCTTCAGGTCCTGCCAGGGCAGGGTGGTCTCGCGGCGGGTGTAGACGGCCTCGAGGACCACCGCGACCACGTTCTCCTCCTCGTCGCGCTCCAGCGCCGTCACCAGGAAGTGCTTCTCCTTGTTCCGTGGCTTCGCCGCGGTCCACTTGCTGTGGTGCAGCTTCTCGGGGTTGATGGCGTTCATGGCGTCGCTCCTTGGTTGCCGCCGTGGGACGCGGGTCAGAGCCGCACCAGCATCTTGCCGGTATTGGCCCCCTCGAACAGCGCCAGGAAGGCATCCGGCGTGCGCTCGAGGCCCTCTTCGATGGTCTCCGCGTAGTCGATCTCGCCGTTGGCGACCAGCGGGCCGACCTCCTCGAGGAAACGGGGGTAGTCGGCCCAGTGGTCGAAGATGATGAAGCCCTGCATGCGCAGGCGCTTGATCAGTACCATGGCGAGGTTGCTCGGCCCC
The Halomonas alkalicola DNA segment above includes these coding regions:
- a CDS encoding PD-(D/E)XK motif protein; protein product: MFFEFYESLVSEFPDGCDQLLGQPLAADNSLWLSVDGDTCPSLLFSVRRDAPRSDIELRSISIRFSRDCVIEDASGVGASGIYTIVRLNENDPDIIRMFLRVFEESFRVRGRYYTNKEISIRILELADLFEKVEGSIGDVVGLWGELYILSRSSNLAAAVHSWCCHKKAKYDYVADGFVLEAKTTVRSKRKHRFSLEQLRPAGGFSVYVASLAVVEVNSGKSASEFMDELCIKISDDELRARFLAQCLVKGGRDIYRNSLKLSAFPDQTSLVMFSSLNIPVPEVGQALPIENVRFDVDLTGIAPISSREMDEVLEFGKR
- a CDS encoding TIGR02450 family Trp-rich protein, with amino-acid sequence MNAINPEKLHHSKWTAAKPRNKEKHFLVTALERDEEENVVAVVLEAVYTRRETTLPWQDLKDDATWLMGWR
- a CDS encoding IS481 family transposase gives rise to the protein MTTEEKVARRKLSLLELAKDLQNVSKACKVMGYSRQQFYEIRRNYQTFGSEGLVDKLPGPRGPHPNRVSEEIETAILEHSLAFPTHGPVRVAQELALRGIQVSSTGVRGVWGRHDLLTRHERLLRLERAMREQKIELTEEQVRHLERFSPEFRERHIEVHHTGELVAVDTFFVGTLKGVGKVYLQSVIDCFSRYAWGRLYTSKLPITAVHVLNNDVLPFFEAHNAKVSTVLSDNGREFCGRKDQHPYELFLQLEEIEHRTTKVRRPQSNGFVERLHRTLLDEHFRIQGRTKWYEALEEMQQDLNDYLVTYNTKRPHQGRNMKGSTPYAVFKKGLPKATKKEPRKTAENTA
- a CDS encoding phosphate-starvation-inducible PsiE family protein, whose product is MEQHDQDARHGPRLQHDELPKEHEDPLIRRLHLIIRQAIKVLAVLMVLVIIWGVLDVIYVLYTKFISPPVLLFEVSDIFVIFGAFMVVLIAVEIFINIRLYLGTNILPIRLVVATALMAIARKVIILDIATVTAMEMLAIAAVVLALGVTHWLVGKPD